The Candidatus Acidiferrales bacterium nucleotide sequence CAGATGACGAGCGCGACTCTTGAGGGGATGGTTGCCGTATAAGCCCCCATTTTCAGTTACAATCCAAAGAGGTAAACACACCCACGGAGGGGAACGATGCCACGCGTCTTTCGCAAACAGATTTTTGTCTGCAACACCGAAGGTCCCGGCAAATGCGGGGAAAAAGGCGGGAACGAATTGCTGATGAAATTCCGCGAGGAAGTGAAGGCGCGGGGGTGGACCGACGTTATCGTGACCAAAGTGGGTTGCACCGGCCAGCATCCCGTCGGCCCCACCGTCATCATCCATCCCGACGGCATCTGGTATAAGACCGTTCAGCCTTCCGACGTGGCCGAAATCCTCGACCAACACATCCAAGGCGACACACCGGTCGCGCGGCTGATTAACCCGGAAATGGCGGTAAAGGGCGAGTAGCTGCGCCCGGGCCTAGATAGGAAACACAGAAGATTTATTGCTGCCCGTGCTTCGTCTCTGTGAATCCTCTGTGTCCTCTGTGGTTTATTTTTGCTTTTTTTCTCACCACAGAGATCACAGAGTGCACAGAGCTAAAC carries:
- a CDS encoding (2Fe-2S) ferredoxin domain-containing protein encodes the protein MPRVFRKQIFVCNTEGPGKCGEKGGNELLMKFREEVKARGWTDVIVTKVGCTGQHPVGPTVIIHPDGIWYKTVQPSDVAEILDQHIQGDTPVARLINPEMAVKGE